From Pseudomonas asiatica, the proteins below share one genomic window:
- a CDS encoding glutathione S-transferase — protein MSTMTLFHSPLSPFVRKVMVVLHETGQLERVQLQPVNISPVSGDPQLNQDNPIGKIPALRLEDGTVLHDSRVICEYLDLQHVGLPLLPREGSARWRRMTLVSQADAIMDAAVSSRYESFLRPEDKRWDGWLQAQGDKIRRSLANLEQEHLPELMSGFDLAAIGVACALGYLDLRQPEFGWREHQPGLAAWYAEVAKRPSMVATAPAA, from the coding sequence ATGAGCACGATGACTCTGTTCCACTCGCCGTTGTCGCCTTTCGTGCGCAAGGTCATGGTGGTGTTGCACGAGACCGGCCAACTTGAGCGCGTGCAGCTGCAGCCGGTGAACATCAGCCCGGTCAGCGGCGACCCACAGCTCAACCAGGACAACCCGATCGGCAAGATCCCGGCCCTGCGCCTGGAAGACGGCACCGTTCTGCATGACAGCCGGGTGATCTGCGAGTACCTCGACCTGCAGCACGTCGGCCTGCCGCTGCTGCCGCGCGAAGGCTCGGCACGCTGGCGGCGCATGACGCTGGTGTCGCAGGCCGATGCCATCATGGATGCGGCGGTATCGAGCCGCTACGAGAGTTTCCTGCGCCCTGAAGACAAGCGCTGGGATGGTTGGCTGCAGGCACAGGGCGACAAGATCCGCCGTAGCCTGGCCAATCTGGAGCAGGAGCATTTGCCCGAGTTGATGTCCGGGTTCGACCTGGCAGCGATTGGCGTGGCCTGTGCGCTGGGGTATCTGGATTTGCGCCAGCCCGAGTTTGGCTGGCGTGAACACCAGCCTGGATTGGCGGCGTGGTATGCCGAGGTGGCCAAGCGGCCGTCGATGGTGGCAACAGCACCGGCAGCCTGA
- the msrA gene encoding peptide-methionine (S)-S-oxide reductase MsrA yields MVLRSEILVNKNVMPTAEQALPGRETPMSLPEFHYVFKDTPLLGPFFEGAIDFAIFGLGCFWGAERRFWQREGVVSTVVGYAGGFTPHPTYEEVCSGLTGHTEVVLVVFDKDRVSYRELLAMFWELHNPTQGMRQGNDIGTQYRSAIYCTSPEQLEQAKASRDAFQAELSKAGFGEITTEIDQAPTVYFAEAYHQQYLAKNPDGYCGIGGTGVCLPPSLQGN; encoded by the coding sequence ATGGTCCTGCGTTCGGAAATCCTGGTGAACAAAAACGTCATGCCAACCGCGGAACAGGCCCTGCCTGGCCGCGAAACGCCAATGAGCCTGCCCGAGTTCCACTACGTGTTCAAAGACACGCCGCTGCTCGGCCCTTTCTTCGAAGGCGCCATCGACTTCGCCATCTTCGGCCTCGGTTGCTTCTGGGGCGCCGAGCGTCGCTTCTGGCAACGTGAAGGCGTAGTAAGCACCGTGGTCGGCTACGCAGGCGGCTTCACCCCCCACCCCACTTACGAAGAAGTCTGCTCGGGCCTGACCGGCCACACCGAAGTGGTGCTGGTGGTGTTCGACAAGGACAGAGTCAGCTACCGCGAGCTGCTGGCGATGTTCTGGGAGCTGCACAACCCGACCCAGGGCATGCGCCAGGGCAACGACATCGGCACCCAGTACCGCTCGGCCATCTACTGCACCAGCCCTGAACAGCTGGAACAGGCCAAGGCCAGCCGCGACGCCTTCCAGGCCGAACTGAGCAAGGCCGGCTTCGGTGAGATCACCACCGAAATCGACCAGGCACCGACCGTGTACTTCGCCGAGGCCTACCACCAGCAGTACCTGGCCAAGAACCCGGACGGCTACTGCGGTATCGGCGGTACCGGCGTGTGCCTGCCACCGAGCCTGCAGGGTAACTGA
- a CDS encoding putative bifunctional diguanylate cyclase/phosphodiesterase has translation MKSQPDAASRVAAEVVTQLPVPSRLGMLRFERLNEATWAMLYLDPACERQFGLHAGDLCALVDAPYASLMEPEARYRLHDEIQLQLAQRGYYRVRYTLHTPTASLRLLEAGEAYKQHNRHLLRGYLSVLDDQAEETSEAGASDLESRNNRLQLALQLNQRAQQEQLEHLERVRGQQDLILRLARQRYSAGNSLREAAQLITQSACEIYKVDIASIWHLEDQRLEPIIAWYRDAQEHRQPEAIDASRFPDYLDALHASRAIDAHNAGHDPRTRALTQSLCPDNKAMLDASIRVDGQVVGVLCLEQTGQTRAWQSDEIAFAGELADQFAQVITNHNRRTAASALHLFQRAVEQSASAFLLVNRDGVVEYVNPSFTAITQYSTEEVQGRHLAELPALENLSELLFDSPSSLAMGNSWQGEFKSRRKNLEPYWGQLSISKVYGDNRELTHYIGIYEDVTQTKLAQQRIERLAYTDNLTNLGNRPAFIRSLDERFARDGEYSMCLLLVDIDNFKRINDSLGHQTGDKLLISLARRLRNSLHSGGILARFASNEFAVLLDDTSLEDGQGVAQQLLRTLDKPMFVDNQLINVTASVGLACAPLHGADPASLMKNAGLALHKAKANGKHQVQVFTEVLNAEASYKLFVENNLRRALTQNELEVFYQPKLCLRSGRLLGLEALLRWNHPERGMIRPDQFISVAEETGLIIPIGKWVVRQSCRMSQQLREAGMGNLHVAINLSPKQFSDPDLVASISTILEEEALPPHLLELELTEGLLLEATEDTHRQLDELKALGLTLAMDDFGTGYSSLSYLKKFPIDILKIDRSFINEIPDNQDDMEITSAVVAMAHNLKLKVVAEGIETPEQLAFLRRHRCDVGQGYLFDRPIPGRELAERLKRYPRGPVA, from the coding sequence ATGAAAAGCCAACCCGATGCCGCCAGCCGTGTGGCGGCCGAGGTCGTCACGCAGTTACCCGTGCCCTCGCGGCTCGGCATGCTGCGCTTCGAAAGGCTCAACGAAGCCACTTGGGCCATGCTCTACCTCGACCCGGCCTGCGAGCGCCAGTTCGGCCTGCACGCTGGCGACCTCTGCGCCCTGGTAGACGCACCCTACGCCAGCCTGATGGAACCCGAGGCCCGCTACCGGCTACACGACGAGATCCAGCTGCAACTGGCCCAGCGCGGGTACTACCGCGTGCGCTACACCTTGCACACGCCAACTGCTTCGCTACGCCTGCTGGAGGCTGGGGAAGCCTACAAGCAGCACAACCGCCATCTGTTGCGCGGCTACCTGAGCGTGCTCGACGACCAGGCCGAAGAAACCAGCGAGGCCGGTGCCAGCGACCTGGAATCGCGCAACAACCGCCTGCAACTAGCCCTGCAACTGAACCAGCGCGCGCAGCAGGAACAACTCGAACACCTGGAACGGGTACGTGGCCAGCAAGACCTGATCCTGCGCCTGGCCCGCCAGCGCTACAGCGCAGGCAACTCTCTGCGGGAAGCCGCCCAGCTGATTACCCAGAGCGCCTGCGAAATCTACAAGGTCGATATTGCGAGTATCTGGCACCTTGAAGACCAGCGCCTGGAGCCGATCATCGCCTGGTACCGGGACGCGCAAGAACACCGCCAGCCCGAAGCCATCGATGCCAGCCGCTTCCCCGACTACCTTGACGCGTTGCACGCCAGCCGCGCCATCGACGCCCACAATGCCGGCCACGACCCGCGGACCCGAGCCCTGACACAAAGCCTGTGCCCGGATAACAAGGCCATGCTCGATGCCAGTATCCGTGTCGATGGCCAGGTCGTCGGCGTGCTGTGCCTGGAGCAGACCGGCCAGACACGGGCCTGGCAGTCGGACGAAATCGCTTTTGCCGGCGAACTGGCCGACCAGTTCGCCCAGGTCATCACCAACCACAACCGGCGCACCGCCGCCAGCGCCCTGCACCTGTTCCAGCGCGCAGTCGAGCAAAGCGCCAGCGCCTTCCTGCTGGTCAACCGCGACGGTGTGGTGGAATACGTCAACCCCAGCTTTACTGCCATCACCCAGTACAGCACCGAAGAAGTGCAAGGCCGCCACCTGGCTGAGCTGCCAGCGCTGGAGAACCTGAGCGAGCTGCTGTTCGACTCTCCGTCGAGCCTGGCCATGGGTAACAGCTGGCAGGGCGAGTTCAAGAGCCGGCGCAAGAACCTCGAACCCTACTGGGGCCAGCTTTCGATTTCCAAGGTATATGGCGACAACCGTGAGCTGACCCACTACATCGGCATCTACGAAGACGTCACCCAGACCAAGCTGGCCCAGCAGCGCATCGAGCGCCTGGCCTATACCGACAACCTGACCAACCTGGGCAACCGCCCGGCGTTCATTCGCAGCCTGGACGAGCGCTTTGCCCGTGATGGCGAATACTCGATGTGTCTGCTGCTGGTGGACATCGACAACTTCAAGCGCATCAACGACAGCCTCGGCCACCAGACCGGCGACAAGCTGCTGATCAGCCTGGCCCGGCGCCTGCGCAACAGCCTGCACTCGGGCGGTATCCTGGCGCGCTTTGCCAGTAACGAGTTCGCGGTACTGCTCGACGATACAAGCCTTGAAGATGGCCAGGGGGTCGCCCAGCAATTGCTGCGCACCCTCGACAAACCGATGTTCGTCGACAACCAGCTGATCAACGTCACCGCCTCGGTGGGCCTGGCCTGCGCGCCACTGCATGGCGCCGACCCGGCCAGCCTGATGAAGAACGCCGGCCTGGCGCTGCACAAGGCCAAGGCCAACGGCAAGCATCAGGTGCAGGTGTTTACCGAAGTGCTCAATGCCGAAGCCAGCTACAAGCTGTTCGTCGAGAACAACCTCCGTCGTGCCCTGACCCAGAACGAGCTGGAGGTGTTCTACCAGCCCAAGCTGTGCCTGCGCAGCGGCCGCCTGTTGGGGCTGGAAGCGCTGCTGCGCTGGAACCACCCTGAGCGCGGGATGATCCGCCCGGACCAGTTCATCAGCGTGGCGGAAGAAACCGGCCTGATCATCCCCATCGGCAAATGGGTGGTGCGCCAGTCGTGCCGCATGAGCCAGCAACTGCGCGAAGCCGGCATGGGCAACCTGCATGTGGCCATCAACCTGTCCCCCAAGCAGTTCTCCGACCCGGACCTGGTGGCATCGATCAGCACGATCCTAGAGGAAGAAGCCCTGCCCCCGCACCTGCTGGAGCTGGAGCTGACCGAAGGCCTGCTGCTGGAAGCCACAGAAGATACCCACCGCCAGCTGGATGAACTGAAGGCCCTGGGCCTGACCCTGGCCATGGACGATTTCGGCACCGGTTATTCGTCGCTGAGCTACCTGAAGAAGTTTCCGATCGACATCCTCAAGATCGACCGCAGCTTCATCAACGAGATCCCGGACAACCAGGACGACATGGAAATCACCTCGGCGGTGGTAGCCATGGCTCACAACCTCAAGCTGAAGGTGGTAGCCGAGGGTATCGAGACGCCGGAGCAGCTGGCGTTCCTGCGCCGGCACCGCTGCGACGTGGGCCAGGGCTACCTGTTCGACCGGCCGATTCCGGGGCGCGAGCTGGCTGAACGGCTGAAGCGCTATCCGCGTGGCCCAGTGGCCTGA
- the aceF gene encoding dihydrolipoyllysine-residue acetyltransferase — MSELIRVPDIGSGEGEIIELFVKVGDRIEADQSLLTLESDKASMEIPAPKAGVIKELKVKLGDRLKEGDELLVLEAEGAAAAAPEAPAAAPAQAAAPAPAAEAAPAPAPAAAPAAASVQDIHVPDIGSSGKAKIIEVLVKVGDTVEADQSLITLESDKASMEIPSPAAGVVEEVLCKLEDEVGTGDLIFKLKVAGAAPAAAPAPAAAAPAKAEAAPAAAPAAAAPAAAPAPVATAPAAGSNAKVHAGPAVRQLAREFGVDLGAVAATGPHGRILKEDVQVYVKAMMQKAKEAPAAAGATGGAGIPPIPAVDFSKFGEVEEVALTRLMQVGAANLHRSWLNVPHVTQFDSADITELEAFRVAQKAVAEKAGVKLTVLPLLLKACAFLLKELPDFNSSLAPSGKAIIRKKYVHIGFAVDTPDGLLVPVIKNVDQKSLLQLAAEAAALAEKARTKKLSADEMQGACFTISSLGHIGGTGFTPIVNAPEVAILGVSKATMQPVWDGKAFQPKLMLPLSLSYDHRVINGAAAARFTKRLGDVLGDIRTMLL, encoded by the coding sequence GTGAGCGAACTCATTCGCGTACCTGACATCGGCAGCGGTGAAGGTGAAATCATCGAGCTGTTCGTCAAGGTCGGTGATCGTATCGAGGCTGACCAGAGCCTGCTGACCCTGGAGTCCGACAAGGCCTCCATGGAGATCCCGGCCCCGAAAGCCGGCGTCATCAAGGAACTGAAGGTCAAGCTGGGCGACCGCCTGAAAGAAGGCGACGAGCTGCTGGTCCTGGAAGCCGAGGGCGCCGCTGCAGCGGCCCCTGAGGCTCCGGCCGCCGCTCCGGCCCAGGCTGCTGCGCCGGCTCCGGCCGCCGAAGCCGCCCCTGCCCCAGCTCCGGCAGCAGCCCCGGCTGCCGCCAGCGTGCAGGACATCCACGTGCCGGACATCGGTTCGTCGGGCAAGGCCAAGATCATCGAAGTGCTGGTAAAGGTCGGCGACACCGTCGAAGCCGACCAGTCGCTGATTACCCTGGAGTCCGACAAGGCTTCCATGGAAATCCCGTCGCCGGCTGCCGGCGTGGTCGAAGAAGTCCTTTGCAAGCTGGAAGACGAAGTCGGCACTGGCGACCTGATCTTCAAGCTGAAAGTCGCGGGCGCTGCCCCGGCTGCTGCTCCGGCACCTGCCGCTGCTGCCCCGGCCAAGGCTGAAGCGGCTCCGGCCGCCGCACCTGCCGCTGCAGCCCCGGCTGCTGCCCCTGCACCGGTTGCTACCGCACCGGCTGCCGGTAGCAACGCCAAGGTTCACGCAGGCCCGGCGGTTCGTCAGCTGGCCCGTGAATTCGGCGTCGACCTGGGCGCGGTTGCCGCGACCGGTCCGCACGGCCGCATCCTGAAAGAAGACGTGCAGGTCTACGTCAAGGCGATGATGCAGAAGGCCAAGGAAGCACCGGCAGCCGCTGGCGCAACCGGTGGCGCCGGCATCCCGCCAATCCCTGCCGTGGACTTCAGCAAGTTCGGTGAAGTGGAAGAAGTGGCCCTGACCCGCCTGATGCAGGTCGGTGCTGCCAACCTGCACCGCAGCTGGCTGAACGTGCCGCACGTGACCCAGTTCGACTCCGCCGACATCACCGAGCTGGAAGCCTTCCGCGTTGCGCAGAAGGCCGTGGCCGAGAAGGCTGGCGTTAAGCTGACCGTGCTGCCCCTGCTGCTCAAGGCCTGCGCCTTCCTGCTCAAGGAACTGCCAGACTTCAACAGCTCGCTGGCGCCAAGCGGCAAGGCCATCATCCGCAAGAAGTACGTGCACATCGGCTTTGCCGTGGACACCCCGGACGGCCTGCTGGTCCCTGTGATCAAGAACGTCGACCAGAAGAGCCTGCTGCAACTGGCTGCCGAAGCGGCTGCGCTGGCCGAGAAAGCCCGCACCAAGAAGCTGTCGGCCGACGAGATGCAAGGCGCCTGCTTCACCATCTCCAGCCTCGGCCACATTGGCGGCACCGGCTTCACGCCGATCGTCAACGCGCCGGAAGTGGCGATCCTGGGCGTCTCCAAGGCGACCATGCAGCCAGTCTGGGATGGCAAGGCCTTCCAGCCGAAGCTGATGCTGCCGCTGTCGCTGTCCTACGATCACCGTGTGATCAACGGCGCTGCCGCCGCGCGCTTCACCAAGCGCCTGGGCGACGTGCTGGGCGATATCCGCACCATGCTGCTGTAA
- the aceE gene encoding pyruvate dehydrogenase (acetyl-transferring), homodimeric type, with protein sequence MQDLDPIETQEWLDALESVLDKEGEDRAHYLMTRMGELATRSGSQLPYAITTPYRNTIPVTHEARMPGDLFMERRIRSMVRWNALAMVMRTNLKDSDLGGHISSFASSATLYDIGFNYFFQAPTEEHGGDLIFFQGHASPGIYARAFMEGRISEDQMNNFRQEVDGNGLSSYPHPWLMPDFWQFPTVSMGLGPIQAIYQARFMKYLEARGFIPAGKQKVWCFMGDGECDEPESLGAIALAGREKLDNLIFVINCNLQRLDGPVRGNGKIIQELEGVFRGGGWNVNKVVWGRFWDPLFAKDTNGALQRRMDEVIDGEYQNYKAKDGAYVRENFFNTPELKAMVEDLSDEEIWKLNRGGHDPYKVYAAYHQAVNHKDQPTVILAKTIKGYGTGAGEAKNTAHNTKKVDVDSLRHFRDRFDIPVKDADLENLPFFKPEEGSAEAKYLAERRAALGGFVPQRRAKSFSVPTPPLETLKAILDGSGDREISTTMAFVRILAQLVKDKEIGQRIVPIIPDEARTFGMEGMFRQLGIYSSVGQLYEPVDKDQVMFYREDKKGQILEEGINEAGAMSSFIAAGTSYSCHNQPMLPFYIFYSMFGFQRIGDLAWAAGDSRTRGFLIGGTAGRTTLNGEGLQHEDGHSHMMAGTIPNCRTYDPTYGYELAVIIQDGMKKMTEEQQDIFYYITVMNESYQQPAMPAGVEEGIIKGMYLLEEDTREAAHHVQLMGSGTILREVREAAKILREEFNVGADVWSVTSFNELRRDGLAVERANRLKPGQKPQQTYVEQCLNGRKGPVIASTDYMKLFAEQIRQWVPSKEFKVLGTDGYGRSDSRKKLRHFFEVDRHFVVLAALEALADRGEIEPKVVADAIVKFGIDPDKRNPLDC encoded by the coding sequence ATGCAAGACCTCGATCCAATCGAAACCCAGGAATGGCTGGATGCCCTGGAGTCGGTCCTCGACAAAGAAGGCGAAGACCGCGCTCATTACCTGATGACCCGTATGGGCGAGCTGGCCACCCGTAGTGGCTCCCAGCTGCCGTATGCGATCACCACGCCATACCGCAACACCATCCCTGTCACCCACGAAGCACGCATGCCTGGCGACCTGTTCATGGAACGCCGCATTCGCTCGATGGTGCGTTGGAACGCCCTGGCCATGGTCATGCGTACCAACCTGAAAGACTCGGACCTGGGCGGACACATCTCCAGCTTCGCCTCCAGCGCCACCCTGTACGACATCGGCTTCAACTACTTCTTCCAGGCCCCGACCGAAGAACACGGCGGCGACCTGATCTTCTTCCAGGGCCATGCTTCGCCAGGCATCTACGCCCGTGCGTTCATGGAAGGCCGCATCAGCGAAGACCAGATGAACAACTTCCGTCAGGAAGTGGACGGCAACGGCCTGTCTTCGTACCCGCACCCATGGCTGATGCCTGACTTCTGGCAGTTCCCGACCGTTTCGATGGGTCTGGGCCCGATCCAGGCCATCTACCAGGCACGTTTCATGAAGTACCTGGAAGCCCGTGGCTTCATCCCGGCCGGCAAGCAGAAGGTCTGGTGCTTCATGGGCGACGGCGAGTGCGACGAGCCGGAATCCCTGGGCGCAATCGCGCTGGCCGGCCGCGAGAAGCTGGACAACCTGATCTTCGTCATCAACTGCAACCTGCAGCGCCTCGACGGCCCGGTTCGCGGCAACGGCAAGATCATCCAGGAACTCGAAGGCGTGTTCCGTGGCGGTGGCTGGAACGTCAACAAGGTCGTGTGGGGCCGCTTCTGGGACCCACTGTTCGCCAAGGACACCAACGGTGCCCTGCAGCGCCGCATGGACGAAGTCATCGACGGCGAGTACCAGAACTACAAAGCCAAAGACGGCGCGTACGTTCGTGAGAACTTCTTCAACACCCCAGAGCTCAAGGCCATGGTCGAAGACCTGTCCGACGAAGAGATCTGGAAGCTCAACCGTGGCGGCCACGACCCGTACAAGGTCTACGCGGCGTACCACCAGGCGGTCAACCACAAGGACCAGCCTACCGTCATCCTGGCCAAGACCATCAAGGGTTACGGTACCGGTGCCGGCGAAGCCAAGAACACCGCGCACAACACCAAGAAGGTCGACGTCGACAGCCTGCGTCACTTCCGTGACCGCTTCGACATCCCGGTCAAGGATGCCGACCTGGAGAACCTGCCGTTCTTCAAGCCGGAAGAAGGTTCTGCCGAAGCCAAGTACCTGGCCGAGCGCCGTGCTGCCCTGGGCGGTTTCGTGCCACAGCGCCGCGCCAAGAGCTTCAGCGTACCGACCCCGCCACTGGAAACGCTGAAAGCGATCCTGGACGGCTCGGGTGACCGCGAAATCTCCACCACCATGGCCTTCGTGCGTATTCTGGCGCAGCTGGTCAAGGACAAGGAAATCGGCCAGCGCATCGTCCCGATCATCCCGGACGAAGCCCGTACCTTCGGTATGGAAGGCATGTTCCGCCAGCTGGGCATCTACTCGTCGGTCGGCCAGCTCTACGAGCCAGTCGATAAAGACCAGGTGATGTTCTACCGCGAAGACAAGAAGGGCCAGATCCTCGAGGAAGGCATCAACGAAGCCGGCGCCATGTCGTCGTTCATCGCTGCCGGTACCTCGTACAGCTGCCACAACCAGCCGATGCTGCCGTTCTACATCTTCTACTCGATGTTCGGCTTCCAGCGTATTGGCGACCTGGCCTGGGCCGCTGGCGACAGCCGCACCCGTGGCTTCCTGATCGGCGGTACTGCCGGCCGTACCACCCTCAACGGTGAAGGCCTGCAGCACGAAGACGGTCACAGCCACATGATGGCGGGCACCATCCCGAACTGCCGCACCTATGATCCAACCTACGGCTACGAGCTGGCGGTGATCATCCAGGACGGCATGAAGAAGATGACCGAAGAGCAACAGGACATCTTCTACTACATCACCGTGATGAACGAATCCTACCAGCAGCCAGCCATGCCGGCCGGTGTCGAGGAAGGCATCATCAAGGGCATGTACCTGCTGGAAGAAGACACCCGCGAAGCCGCGCACCACGTACAGCTGATGGGCTCCGGCACCATCCTGCGCGAAGTCCGCGAAGCAGCGAAGATCCTGCGTGAAGAGTTCAACGTCGGTGCCGACGTGTGGAGCGTCACCAGCTTCAACGAACTGCGTCGCGACGGCCTGGCCGTGGAACGCGCCAACCGCCTGAAGCCTGGCCAGAAGCCACAGCAGACCTATGTCGAGCAGTGCCTGAACGGTCGCAAGGGCCCGGTCATCGCCTCCACCGACTACATGAAGCTGTTCGCCGAGCAGATTCGCCAGTGGGTACCGAGCAAAGAGTTCAAGGTCCTGGGTACCGACGGTTACGGTCGCAGCGACAGCCGCAAGAAGCTGCGTCACTTCTTCGAAGTCGACCGCCACTTCGTGGTGCTGGCTGCCCTGGAAGCCCTGGCTGACCGCGGCGAGATCGAACCAAAGGTTGTTGCAGACGCTATCGTCAAGTTCGGTATCGACCCGGACAAGCGCAACCCACTGGACTGCTGA